The following proteins are encoded in a genomic region of Arachis stenosperma cultivar V10309 chromosome 4, arast.V10309.gnm1.PFL2, whole genome shotgun sequence:
- the LOC130974933 gene encoding intracellular protein transport protein USO1-like, producing MGDRESGRNYICEKLTLHFIFLLTDILWRLTDLPCFPAVEMSASVTGLPDLFQTFLCASDDEGGNEKSAAEKSVIPPEDKTTSGQEATVDGIGTSTQAPQVEGDKTVHASPFREVIGTGGSTPALDVDDGVEEVPNPKRKRKMSSSPEGALTVMERNFDAENFIDSQLIPGTEEYFHESSLAGQERWMYRTLLRGAVIARKAEFELSGMESLRRRLESSGKANNELKSEVETLREQLTQLNGKLDAAEKKATAAEKKTATVEKKLKDSDATVARLVEREMTLESQVGAAQKRVAEMEKEKQAVEAELATWKAKYKDVVKQGKGAILATEEALKAQVKVIAPDFDTLAIGVLKVIQDGKVVDVPKK from the coding sequence ATGGGTGACCGGGAGTCCGGCCGTAATTACATTTGTGAGAAACTTACTTTACACTTTATCTTTTTGCTTACTGATATTTTGTGGCGATTAACCGACCTTCCTTGCTTTCCTGCAGTGGAGATGTCTGCGTCGGTGACGGGTCTTCCCGACTTATTCCAAACTTTCCTCTGTGCCAGCGATGACGAAGGGGGCAATGAAAAATCTGCCGCCGAGAAGTCTGTAATTCCTCCGGAGGACAAAACTACTTCCGGGCAGGAAGCCACGGTTGACGGAATCGGGACCTCGACCCAAGCTCCCCAGGTCGAGGGTGACAAAACGGTTCATGCTTCTCCCTTCCGCGAGGTGATAGGCACCGGGGGTTCGACGCCTGCCCTTGATGTTGATGACGGGGTGGAAGAGGTCCCTAACCctaagaggaaaaggaagatgTCCTCCAGTCCCGAGGGGGCTCTTACCGTTATGGAGAGGAATTTTGATGCCGAGAACTTTATAGATTCCCAGCTGATCCCTGGTACTGAGGAGTATTTCCACGAGTCTTCCCTTGCCGGGCAGGAGAGGTGGATGTACCGTACTCTTTTGCGGGGCGCCGTGATAGCCCGGAAGGCCGAGTTTGAGCTGTCCGGGATGGAGTCCCTCCGCAGAAGGTTGGAATCTAGTGGGAAGGCTAACAACGAGTTGAAGAGTGAAGTCGAGACTCTCCGGGAGCAGTTGACCCAATTGAATGGGAAACTTGACGCCGCGGAGAAGAAGGCCACTGCCGCCGAGAAGAAAACTGCCACTGTTGAGAAGAAGTTAAAAGACTCGGACGCCACGGTTGCTCGCCTTGTCGAACGTGAGATGACTTTGGAGAGCCAGGTCGGCGCAGCGCAGAAACGGGTGGCCGAGATGGAGAAGGAAAAGCAGGCCGTGGAGGCCGAATTGGCAACGTGGAAGGCTAAGTACAAAGATGTCGTGAAGCAGGGGAAGGGTGCGATTTTGGCGACCGAGGAGGCTCTTAAGGCTCAGGTCAAAGTCATTGCTCCCGATTTTGATACGTTGGCGATTGGTGTTCTCAAAGTCATTCAGGATGGCAAAGTTGTCGACGTCCCCAAGAAATGA